In Streptomyces thermolilacinus SPC6, a single genomic region encodes these proteins:
- a CDS encoding Gfo/Idh/MocA family protein has protein sequence MTKATRIGLLGTGPWAARTHAPALAAHPEVEFSGVWGRRPDAAAGIAAEYGTRAYGDVDALFAASDAVAVALPPDVQAPLASRAAAAGCHLLLDKPVATSVAGAREVALAAEKAQVASVVFCTLRFAEETAPWVEEQAAAGGWYLARAHWLGALFTPGSTSAYAASPWRREKGALWDVGPHVLSVLLPVLGDVTELVAAPGPDDTRQLALRHAGGAASSALLSLSTPAAAADVGLTLHGDRGVVSMPRWGDAVASFTSAVTALLTAARTGTPHPCDARFGLRLTEILARAESGATES, from the coding sequence ATGACGAAGGCGACGCGCATCGGACTGCTCGGTACGGGCCCCTGGGCCGCACGCACCCACGCCCCCGCTCTGGCGGCGCACCCGGAGGTGGAGTTCAGCGGCGTGTGGGGCAGGCGCCCCGACGCGGCGGCCGGGATCGCGGCGGAGTACGGCACGCGCGCGTACGGGGACGTGGACGCCCTGTTCGCGGCGAGCGACGCGGTGGCGGTGGCCCTGCCGCCCGACGTACAGGCGCCGCTGGCCTCGCGGGCGGCGGCGGCCGGGTGCCATCTGCTGCTGGACAAGCCGGTCGCGACCAGCGTGGCGGGCGCGCGGGAGGTGGCACTGGCGGCGGAGAAGGCCCAGGTGGCGTCGGTCGTGTTCTGCACGCTGCGGTTCGCGGAGGAGACCGCCCCGTGGGTGGAGGAGCAGGCGGCGGCGGGCGGCTGGTACCTGGCGCGGGCCCACTGGCTGGGCGCGCTGTTCACGCCCGGCTCGACCAGCGCGTACGCCGCGTCGCCCTGGCGGCGGGAGAAGGGCGCCCTGTGGGACGTGGGCCCGCACGTCCTGTCGGTGCTGCTGCCGGTGCTGGGCGACGTCACGGAGCTGGTGGCGGCGCCGGGCCCGGACGACACCCGCCAGCTGGCGCTGCGGCACGCGGGCGGCGCGGCGAGCTCGGCGCTGCTGTCGCTGAGCACACCGGCCGCGGCGGCGGACGTGGGCCTCACGCTGCACGGCGACCGGGGCGTGGTGTCCATGCCCCGCTGGGGCGACGCGGTGGCGTCGTTCACGTCGGCGGTGACCGCCCTCCTGACGGCCGCCCGCACGGGCACCCCGCACCCCTGCGACGCCCGCTTCGGCCTGCGCCTGACGGAGATCCTGGCCCGGGCGGAGAGCGGGGCGACGGAGTCGTAG
- a CDS encoding class I SAM-dependent methyltransferase — MSVQQYDEIGEAYEGFKALPLERYAVVPSFLALVGDVRGRSVLDLASGTGFYSRELRRRGAAEVLGIDISAEMVAVARRLEEHDPLGVRYEVGDAAELPRLERRFDIALAVQLLNYAPDVATTERMCRNIHRSLRPGGALFLLNQSPDFRFDGPPPDAYGFRSVLTGEEAETGPRVRTTALLDPPVSFVANRPRREVYEHCLRATGFRDLAWVPVEVSEAGLREYGAGFWADFHANPPLEMLRCRA, encoded by the coding sequence GTGAGCGTGCAGCAGTACGACGAGATCGGTGAGGCGTACGAGGGGTTCAAGGCCCTGCCGCTGGAGCGGTACGCGGTGGTGCCCAGCTTCCTCGCCCTGGTCGGGGACGTGCGCGGCAGGTCGGTTCTCGACCTCGCCTCCGGCACCGGCTTCTACAGCCGGGAGCTGAGGCGGCGCGGCGCCGCGGAGGTGCTCGGCATAGACATCTCGGCGGAGATGGTCGCCGTGGCGCGGCGGCTGGAGGAGCACGACCCGCTCGGTGTGCGCTACGAGGTGGGCGACGCCGCCGAACTTCCGCGCCTTGAGCGGCGGTTCGACATCGCCCTGGCGGTCCAGCTGCTCAACTACGCGCCGGACGTCGCCACCACGGAGCGGATGTGCCGCAACATCCACCGGAGCCTGAGGCCCGGCGGCGCGCTCTTCCTGCTCAACCAGTCGCCCGACTTCCGCTTCGACGGGCCGCCGCCGGACGCGTACGGCTTCCGCAGCGTGCTCACCGGCGAGGAGGCCGAGACCGGCCCGCGGGTGAGGACCACGGCGCTGCTGGACCCGCCGGTCTCCTTCGTCGCCAACCGGCCGCGCCGCGAGGTGTACGAGCACTGCCTGCGGGCGACCGGGTTCCGCGACCTGGCCTGGGTGCCGGTGGAGGTGTCGGAGGCGGGCCTGCGCGAGTACGGCGCCGGCTTCTGGGCGGACTTCCACGCCAACCCGCCGCTGGAGATGCTGCGCTGCCGGGCCTGA
- a CDS encoding arsenate reductase family protein has product MEIWINPACSKCRGALHILDEEGADYTVRRYLEDVPSADEIRAVLERLGLEPWDITRTQEADAEELGMKDWPRDDASRERWIGALAARPKLIQRPIITADDGTAVVGRSEEAVRDALSRS; this is encoded by the coding sequence ATGGAGATCTGGATCAATCCCGCCTGTTCCAAGTGCCGTGGCGCGCTGCACATCCTCGACGAGGAGGGCGCCGACTACACCGTCCGCCGGTACCTGGAGGATGTGCCCTCCGCCGACGAGATCCGCGCCGTGCTCGAACGGCTCGGCCTGGAGCCGTGGGACATCACCCGCACCCAGGAGGCCGACGCCGAGGAGCTCGGCATGAAGGACTGGCCCCGCGACGACGCCTCCCGCGAGCGGTGGATCGGGGCGCTCGCCGCGCGTCCGAAGCTCATCCAGCGGCCCATCATCACCGCCGACGACGGCACGGCGGTCGTCGGCCGGTCCGAGGAGGCCGTACGGGACGCCCTGTCGCGGTCGTAG